From a region of the Kaistia sp. 32K genome:
- a CDS encoding aldo/keto reductase, with product MALETRPLGRTGIPVTTLGFGSAPLGDLFNRLDEKTARGAVEAAVEAGVTLYDTSPFYGHGLAEHRIGAALRGVPRKSYVLSTKVGRWMDPLNQPADGNTQPPNFAGGLPHPARLDYSYDGAMRSLEQSLLRLGTDRIEIVLIHDVDVYTHGKDKVDGHFKAAMEGAYKALEKLRAEKVIDAIGVGLNEADMCERFARAGDFDAMLLAGRYSLLEQPALDSFFPLAEEKGIGMMLGGVFNSGILATGPIPGAKYNYRDAPPEILDRVAKIQKVCEAHGVTLADAALKFPLGHPAVASLVMGSVSAEETKRNRAAFDRPVPASLWTDLKAEGLLRADAPIPA from the coding sequence ATGGCACTTGAAACGCGTCCGCTCGGCCGGACCGGCATCCCGGTCACGACGCTCGGCTTCGGCTCCGCGCCGCTCGGGGATCTCTTCAACCGTCTCGACGAAAAGACGGCGCGCGGCGCCGTCGAGGCGGCGGTCGAGGCGGGCGTCACGCTCTATGACACCTCGCCCTTCTACGGCCACGGCCTGGCCGAGCACCGGATCGGCGCGGCGCTGCGCGGCGTGCCGCGAAAATCCTATGTGCTGTCGACCAAGGTCGGCCGCTGGATGGACCCGCTCAACCAGCCGGCCGACGGCAACACCCAGCCGCCGAACTTCGCCGGCGGCCTGCCGCATCCGGCCCGGCTCGACTATTCCTATGACGGCGCCATGCGCTCGCTGGAGCAGTCGCTGCTGCGCCTCGGCACCGACCGTATCGAGATCGTGCTGATCCACGACGTCGACGTCTACACGCATGGCAAGGACAAGGTTGACGGCCACTTCAAGGCGGCGATGGAGGGCGCCTACAAGGCGCTCGAGAAACTGCGCGCCGAGAAGGTGATCGACGCGATCGGCGTCGGCCTCAACGAGGCCGACATGTGCGAGCGCTTCGCCCGCGCCGGCGATTTCGACGCCATGCTGCTGGCCGGCCGCTATTCGCTGCTCGAGCAGCCGGCGCTCGACAGCTTCTTCCCGCTCGCCGAGGAGAAGGGCATCGGCATGATGCTGGGCGGCGTGTTCAATTCGGGCATCCTCGCGACCGGCCCGATCCCCGGCGCCAAGTACAATTATCGCGACGCGCCGCCGGAGATTCTCGACCGCGTGGCGAAGATCCAGAAGGTGTGCGAGGCGCATGGCGTGACGCTCGCCGACGCGGCGCTGAAGTTCCCGCTCGGCCACCCGGCCGTCGCCTCGCTGGTGATGGGCTCGGTCTCGGCCGAGGAGACGAAACGCAACCGCGCCGCCTTCGACCGGCCGGTGCCGGCCTCGCTCTGGACCGACCTGAAGGCCGAAGGCCTGCTCCGCGCCGACGCGCCGATCCCGGCCTGA
- a CDS encoding ABC transporter ATP-binding protein, whose product MLEARDIRFGFGGKGKTILDGVSLAVAPGEIVGLSGPSGIGKSTLGRILAQHVRPQAGRVLVDGGPVAGDGFHPVQFLSQSPVLAVNPRWRVGQILAEAWQPDAETCTALGIRPDWYPRYPHELSGGELQRVAIARALAPGLRYLIADEISAMLDALTQVRIWTFLKQLAADRNIGILAISHDQALLARISTRCETIGGGRA is encoded by the coding sequence ATGCTTGAGGCGCGCGACATCCGCTTCGGCTTCGGCGGCAAGGGCAAAACCATCCTGGACGGGGTTTCGCTCGCCGTAGCGCCCGGCGAGATCGTCGGGCTGTCGGGGCCGTCCGGCATCGGCAAGTCGACGCTCGGACGTATTCTGGCGCAGCATGTACGTCCGCAGGCCGGCCGGGTGCTCGTCGACGGCGGACCGGTGGCCGGCGACGGCTTCCATCCGGTGCAGTTCCTGTCGCAGTCACCGGTTCTCGCCGTCAATCCGCGCTGGCGCGTCGGCCAGATCCTCGCCGAGGCCTGGCAGCCGGACGCGGAGACCTGCACGGCGCTCGGCATCCGACCCGACTGGTATCCTCGCTATCCGCACGAGCTCTCGGGCGGCGAGCTGCAGCGGGTCGCCATCGCCCGGGCGCTGGCCCCTGGCCTCCGCTATCTCATCGCCGACGAGATCTCGGCCATGCTCGACGCGCTGACGCAGGTCCGGATCTGGACGTTCCTGAAACAGCTCGCGGCCGATCGCAACATCGGCATCCTGGCCATCAGCCACGACCAGGCCCTCCTCGCCCGCATCTCGACCCGCTGCGAAACGATCGGCGGCGGGCGGGCCTGA
- the aroA gene encoding 3-phosphoshikimate 1-carboxyvinyltransferase: protein MSPIPRQPAPLTATAAGPFTGRVRVAGDKSMSHRALMLGALAIGETRIDGLTESDDILATVSAMRAFGALVTRPAPGAWRVRGLGVGGFLEPEDIIDFGNAGTGVRLAMGLVGSQAIAATFTGDAMLRGRSFGRFLDPLRRMGVQVIARSNDRLPMTIKGPDVTLPLEYRMPVASAQVKSAVLLAGLNTPGVTTIIEPVATRDHTERMLASFGAAIEIDRNADGERVVRLEGRRDLKAQAVTVPGDPSLAAYLVVAALLRDGSDLTIEAVLLNPMRTGLIETLIEMGGDIAVSNRRALGGEEVGDIRVRSSRLRGIVVPPERAPSMIDEYPLLAIAAAFAEGTTRMDGLGELRLKASDRIAMVAAGLAANGVAVEEGPESLAVTGGATSIGGGRVATGHDPRVAMSFLVLGMAGHVGVTIDDFGPVQTSFPEFQSLMSGLGAHFEKAEPPAA, encoded by the coding sequence ATGTCGCCCATCCCTCGACAGCCAGCCCCGCTGACGGCAACCGCGGCGGGTCCGTTCACCGGACGCGTCCGCGTCGCCGGCGACAAGTCGATGTCGCATCGTGCGCTGATGCTGGGCGCCTTGGCAATCGGCGAAACCCGGATCGACGGCCTGACGGAAAGCGACGACATCCTGGCGACGGTTTCGGCGATGCGGGCCTTCGGCGCGCTGGTGACGCGGCCGGCGCCCGGCGCCTGGCGCGTGCGCGGCCTCGGCGTCGGCGGCTTCCTCGAACCCGAGGACATCATCGACTTCGGCAATGCCGGCACCGGCGTGCGCCTCGCCATGGGTCTGGTCGGCAGTCAGGCGATCGCCGCCACCTTCACCGGCGACGCCATGCTGCGCGGCCGCAGCTTTGGCCGCTTCCTCGATCCGCTCCGCCGCATGGGCGTGCAGGTGATCGCGCGCTCGAACGACCGCCTGCCGATGACCATCAAGGGGCCTGATGTCACGCTGCCGCTCGAATACCGCATGCCGGTCGCCTCGGCGCAGGTGAAATCAGCGGTTCTGCTCGCCGGTTTGAACACGCCGGGCGTCACCACGATCATCGAACCGGTCGCGACGCGCGACCATACCGAGCGCATGCTGGCGAGCTTCGGCGCGGCGATCGAGATCGACCGCAACGCCGACGGCGAGCGCGTCGTCCGCCTCGAGGGCCGGCGAGACCTGAAGGCGCAGGCCGTGACCGTTCCGGGCGATCCGAGCCTCGCCGCCTACCTGGTCGTCGCGGCGCTGCTGCGCGACGGCTCCGACCTGACGATCGAAGCCGTGCTCCTGAACCCGATGCGCACCGGCCTGATCGAAACCCTGATCGAGATGGGCGGCGACATCGCCGTCTCCAACCGGCGGGCGCTCGGCGGCGAGGAGGTCGGCGACATCCGCGTGCGCTCGAGCCGGCTTCGCGGCATCGTCGTGCCGCCCGAGCGGGCGCCGTCGATGATCGACGAATATCCGCTGCTCGCCATCGCCGCCGCCTTCGCAGAGGGCACGACGCGGATGGACGGGCTCGGCGAGCTCCGTTTGAAGGCGTCGGACCGCATCGCCATGGTCGCCGCCGGCCTCGCCGCCAACGGCGTCGCCGTCGAGGAAGGGCCGGAATCGCTCGCCGTCACCGGCGGCGCCACGTCGATCGGCGGCGGCAGGGTGGCGACCGGCCACGATCCGCGCGTCGCCATGAGCTTCCTGGTCCTCGGCATGGCCGGCCATGTCGGCGTGACGATCGACGATTTCGGCCCGGTGCAGACCAGTTTCCCCGAATTCCAGAGCCTGATGAGCGGGCTCGGAGCGCATTTCGAAAAGGCGGAGCCTCCCGCAGCATGA
- a CDS encoding c-type cytochrome — MRLSALAFITLGGLFWAGPVLADTAAATRGSKVVDQWCRDCHLRAGDKPDPVMAPRYEDIVRRKGRDEAYFRKFLHEDHFPMTIFRLREDEKRDVLAYLMSLKKKR, encoded by the coding sequence ATGCGCCTGTCAGCTTTGGCTTTCATCACGCTCGGTGGCCTGTTTTGGGCCGGACCGGTACTGGCCGACACCGCGGCGGCGACCCGTGGCAGCAAGGTCGTCGACCAGTGGTGCCGGGATTGCCACCTGCGCGCCGGCGACAAGCCGGACCCGGTGATGGCGCCGCGTTACGAGGACATCGTCCGCCGCAAGGGCCGCGACGAGGCCTATTTCCGGAAATTCCTGCACGAGGACCATTTTCCGATGACGATCTTCCGTTTGCGCGAGGACGAGAAGCGCGACGTGCTGGCCTATCTGATGTCGCTGAAGAAGAAGCGCTGA
- the cmk gene encoding (d)CMP kinase, whose protein sequence is MIIAIDGPAAAGKGTIAVKLAQHYGLNHLDTGLLYRAIGRLMAEKGLDLDDPVAAGEIARALKPADLGHADLRGREAGELASRVAIHPEVRAALVDFQRDFARMAPGAVLDGRDIGTAICPDADVKIFVTASPEVRARRRTDELNAKGRDVPYERILAEILERDERDSHRSAAPLRQADDAVRLDTTALDADAAFAAAVAIVEAGHD, encoded by the coding sequence ATGATCATCGCAATCGACGGACCCGCCGCCGCCGGCAAGGGCACCATCGCCGTCAAGCTCGCCCAGCACTACGGGCTCAACCATCTCGACACCGGCCTGCTCTACCGCGCCATTGGCCGCCTGATGGCCGAGAAGGGGCTCGACCTCGACGATCCCGTCGCCGCCGGCGAGATCGCCCGCGCGCTGAAGCCGGCCGATCTCGGCCATGCCGATCTGCGCGGCCGCGAGGCCGGCGAGCTCGCCTCGCGCGTCGCAATCCATCCCGAGGTGCGCGCCGCGCTGGTCGATTTCCAGCGCGATTTCGCCCGCATGGCCCCCGGCGCCGTGCTCGACGGCCGCGACATCGGCACGGCGATCTGCCCGGACGCCGACGTCAAGATCTTCGTCACCGCCTCGCCGGAAGTGCGCGCCCGCCGCCGCACCGACGAGCTCAACGCCAAGGGCCGCGACGTGCCCTATGAGCGGATCCTGGCCGAGATCCTGGAGCGCGACGAGCGCGATTCGCATCGCTCCGCCGCGCCGCTGCGCCAGGCCGACGACGCCGTCCGCCTCGACACGACGGCGCTCGACGCCGACGCCGCCTTCGCCGCCGCGGTGGCGATCGTCGAGGCCGGACACGACTGA
- a CDS encoding TIGR02300 family protein, giving the protein MAKAELGTKRVDPETGKKFYDLNKDPIVSPFTGVSYPRSFFESGPAAKARPANVTDDEDEEIEDEVVKDAEFVSLEEADEEASGGASAVESDDDEVEIADDEVDDVFIEDEEEEGDDVAGIIGGVEDEES; this is encoded by the coding sequence GTGGCGAAAGCGGAACTCGGCACCAAGCGGGTCGACCCGGAAACGGGCAAGAAGTTCTACGACCTGAACAAAGACCCTATCGTTTCGCCCTTCACGGGCGTCTCGTATCCCCGCTCCTTCTTCGAGAGCGGGCCTGCCGCCAAGGCGCGGCCGGCGAACGTGACGGACGACGAAGACGAAGAGATCGAGGACGAGGTCGTCAAGGACGCGGAATTCGTCAGCCTGGAAGAGGCGGATGAAGAGGCGTCCGGCGGCGCGAGCGCCGTCGAGAGCGACGATGACGAAGTTGAGATCGCCGATGACGAAGTCGATGACGTGTTCATCGAGGACGAGGAAGAGGAAGGCGACGACGTGGCCGGCATCATCGGCGGCGTCGAGGACGAAGAGTCCTGA
- a CDS encoding BRCT domain-containing protein, with the protein MDEKLINRFGADRLASRQVDELIGLARGLLADGKINQAEVEFLQKWLANNIDLNDQPLIGTLYQRVNDILADGIADEDEKAELFDTLSRFVGRDFELGEITPSSSLPLCSPAPRLSFSNKRYCFTGTFNYGQRKHCEAAVAERGATASGVSMKTDVLVIGAYATSSWKHSTFGNKILQAAQWRSEGVPISIVSEAHWVKHL; encoded by the coding sequence ATGGACGAAAAGCTGATCAACAGGTTTGGAGCCGACCGGTTGGCGTCACGACAGGTCGATGAACTCATCGGTCTTGCGCGAGGCCTGCTCGCCGACGGAAAGATCAATCAGGCGGAAGTCGAGTTCCTGCAGAAATGGCTGGCCAACAACATCGACCTGAATGATCAGCCGCTTATCGGGACGCTCTATCAGCGCGTGAACGACATCCTGGCGGATGGCATCGCGGACGAGGACGAGAAGGCGGAGCTCTTCGACACGCTGTCACGATTCGTCGGCCGTGATTTCGAGCTCGGGGAAATCACGCCATCATCGTCGCTGCCCCTCTGCAGCCCGGCGCCAAGGCTATCCTTTTCCAACAAGCGATATTGCTTCACGGGGACCTTCAACTATGGCCAGCGCAAGCATTGCGAAGCGGCGGTTGCGGAGCGCGGCGCGACGGCCAGCGGCGTCTCGATGAAGACGGATGTTCTGGTCATCGGCGCCTATGCCACGAGCTCCTGGAAACACTCGACGTTCGGCAACAAGATCCTTCAGGCCGCCCAGTGGCGCAGCGAAGGCGTTCCGATCTCGATCGTCTCGGAGGCGCATTGGGTGAAGCACCTCTGA
- a CDS encoding ATP-binding cassette domain-containing protein — MLEIEGLSLHFRRYDRLFRHVEAEALTAISLRLAAGEVLAIVGASGSGKSLLAHSIFGILPGNAVLRGTIRFDGKILDPAAKAALCGRRIGLVPQSVSYLDPLARNGDQLRWAAARSGRPRAEIGNLADAALKRFGLNGDVARAFPHSLSGGMARRLAMAIATIGQADLVVADEPTNGLDPENAERVLDSLAGLAGRGKGVMLITHDLVSALPYADRVAVMDGGRLIDVEPASAFTGCGDRLRSAYARALWRALPQNEFGDAEASAAEVSTAWAGEARTGEALQHA; from the coding sequence ATGCTGGAAATCGAAGGCCTCTCCCTGCACTTCCGCCGCTACGATCGCCTGTTTCGCCATGTCGAGGCCGAGGCGCTGACGGCGATCTCGCTCCGGCTGGCGGCGGGCGAGGTGCTGGCGATCGTCGGCGCGTCCGGCTCCGGCAAGAGCCTGCTCGCCCATTCGATCTTCGGCATCCTGCCCGGCAACGCGGTGCTCCGCGGCACGATCCGCTTCGACGGCAAGATCCTCGACCCCGCCGCCAAGGCCGCGCTCTGCGGCCGGCGGATCGGGCTGGTGCCGCAATCCGTCAGCTATCTCGATCCGCTGGCGCGCAATGGCGACCAGCTGCGCTGGGCGGCGGCCCGCTCCGGCCGGCCGCGCGCCGAGATCGGAAACCTCGCCGACGCCGCGCTAAAACGCTTCGGCCTCAATGGCGATGTGGCGCGCGCATTCCCGCACAGCCTCTCCGGCGGCATGGCGCGGCGGCTCGCCATGGCGATCGCCACGATCGGCCAGGCCGACCTCGTCGTCGCCGACGAGCCGACCAACGGGCTCGATCCGGAGAATGCCGAGCGCGTGCTCGACAGCCTGGCCGGGCTCGCCGGGCGCGGCAAGGGCGTCATGCTGATCACGCACGATCTGGTCTCGGCGCTCCCCTATGCCGATCGCGTCGCCGTCATGGATGGCGGAAGGCTGATCGACGTCGAACCGGCCTCCGCCTTCACCGGTTGCGGCGACAGGCTCCGCTCCGCCTATGCCCGCGCCCTCTGGCGCGCCCTGCCGCAGAACGAATTTGGTGACGCCGAGGCGTCTGCGGCCGAAGTGTCCACGGCTTGGGCCGGCGAGGCGCGGACGGGCGAGGCTCTCCAGCATGCTTGA